The nucleotide sequence AGCGCTCCGCGGACGACGCGCCGATCCTTCATCCCAACATCCGCGGGCCGCGCTACTACAATTAGGAGATCACGTCTTGCTTACGCATCCGACCCTCGATCAACTCTACGCGCTCGGCCTGCATGGCATGGCCAAGGCCTTCGCCGACATCGAAGCCGGCGGCGAGGCCGCAAGCCTCGGCCACGCCGAATGGCTCGCGCTGCTGCTCGAACGCGAAGCGTCATTGCGACGCGACAAGCGGCTGTCGAAGCGGCTGCAATACGCCAAGCTGCGCCAGGAGGCCTGCGTCGAAGACATCGACTACCGCACCCCACGCGGCCTCGACCGCAGCCTGCTGACGATGCTGGTCGAAGGCCGCTGGATCGATGACCACGCCAATCTGCTAATCTGCGGGCCCTCCGGCGTCGGCAAAAGCTGGCTCGCCTCAGCGCTCGGCAACAAGGCCTGCCGCGACAATCGCTCCGTGCTCTACCAGCGCGTCCCGCGGCTGTTCACCGATCTTGCTTTGGCGCGCGGCGATGGCCGCCACTCCCGCCTGTTGCGCGCGCTTGGCCGCGTCGATCTCCTCATCTTCGACGACTGGGGCCTCGAGCCGCTCGACGCCGCGGCCCGCCACGACCTCCTGGAGATCCTCGAGGACCGCTACGGCCGCCGCTCCACCATCGTCACCAGCCAGCTCCCGGTCGATCAATGGCACGCGCTGATCGGCGATCCCACCTACGCTGACGCCGTCCTCGACCGCCTGGTCCATAACGCCCACCGGATCGATCTCAACGGCGAAAGCATGCGGCGAACCCGCAAACCCGACCGAAAGGCCTGAGCCTGTGGCGCTGTGGACATGCCGCTACGCTTGGACAACGCGAAGGGCGTTGCCCACATGCCCACAGCAGGAGCAACAGAAAAACCCGCCCGTCGAGCCGCGATTCAAGATTGACCACGCGGCTTCGCCGATGCCAGAAACCAGACAGCCAGAACGCCTCACGCCCCGGGCGACATCAAATCGGAATGGTGGGCGAGATCATCTCGGAATCCTGGGCGAGATCAAATCGGTACACCCGGGCGAGATCATCGGAATCAGCACCGTAGGCGCTCAACAAGTGCGTGAGGGGGTCCACCCGTTCGACTTTGGTCACGTTGCTGGCTGGTACAGCGATGTAGTCTTGCCAGCCTGTAGTCGTGAAGACGAGGTCTCCCGGAG is from Bradyrhizobium sp. ISRA430 and encodes:
- the istB gene encoding IS21-like element helper ATPase IstB, coding for MLTHPTLDQLYALGLHGMAKAFADIEAGGEAASLGHAEWLALLLEREASLRRDKRLSKRLQYAKLRQEACVEDIDYRTPRGLDRSLLTMLVEGRWIDDHANLLICGPSGVGKSWLASALGNKACRDNRSVLYQRVPRLFTDLALARGDGRHSRLLRALGRVDLLIFDDWGLEPLDAAARHDLLEILEDRYGRRSTIVTSQLPVDQWHALIGDPTYADAVLDRLVHNAHRIDLNGESMRRTRKPDRKA